Proteins found in one Oncorhynchus mykiss isolate Arlee chromosome 17, USDA_OmykA_1.1, whole genome shotgun sequence genomic segment:
- the LOC118940161 gene encoding asparagine-rich protein-like → MNNKMNSKMNSRMNRKMNSKMNSKMNNKMNSRMNSKMNHKTNSKMNNKMNSKMNRKMTNRMNSRMNSKMNSRTNNKMNNKMNSRMNSKMNNKMDNKMSSRVNNKMDSRMNSKMNKNMNSRMNNKMDSKMNSKMNHKMNSGMKSKMNNKLNNKMNSRMNTKMNSKMTNRMNSRMNSKMNSKMNNKMDNKMSSSVNNKMNNKMNSRMNSQMNNKMDSWMNNKMNKNMNNRMNKMDSRMNSKMNNKMTNRMNSKMNIYMNRRMNSKMNNKMDSRMNSKMNKNMNNRMNKNMNNRMNNKMNNKMNNKMTNRMNSKMSIYMNRRMNSKMNNNMNSRMNSKMNSKMNNKMNSRMNSKMNSKMNSKMNSKMNNKMNSRMNSKMNHKTNSKMNNKMNSKMNRKMTNRMNSRMNSKMNSRTNNKMNNKMNSRMNSKMNNKMDNKMSSRVNNKMNSRMNSKMNKKMNSRTNHKMNNKMNSRMNSEMNNKMDNKMSSRVNNKMDSRMNSKMNKNMNSRMNNKMDSKMNSKMNHKMNSGMKSKMNNKLNNKMNSKMTNRMNSRMNSKMNSKMNNKMDNKMSSRVNNKMNNKMNSRMNSQMNKKMDSWMNNKMNKNMNNRMNKMDSRMNSKMNNKMTNRMNSKMNIYMNRRMNSKMNNKMDSRMNSKMNKNMNSRMNKNMNNRMNNKMNNKMNNKMTNRMNSKMSIYMNRRMNSKMNNNMNSRMNSKMNSKMNNKMNSRMNSKMNSKMNSKMNSKMNNKMNSRMNSKMNNKMNSRMNSKMNNKMNSRMNSKMNIYMNRRMNSKMNNNMNSRMNSKMNNNMNNRMNSKMNNKMNSRTNSNMNNFMNSWLNKNINKKMNNIVRFFPQ, encoded by the coding sequence ATGAACAACAAGATGAACAGCAAGATGAACAGTAGGATGAACAGGAAGATGAACAGTAAGATGAACAGCAAGATGAACAACAAGATGAACAGTAGGATGAACAGCAAGATGAACCACAAGACGAACAGCAAGATGAACAACAAGATGAACAGCAAGATGAACCGCAAGATGACCAACAGGATGAACAGTAGGATGAACAGCAAGATGAACAGTAGGACGAACAACAAGATGAACAACAAGATGAACAGTAGGATGAACAGCAAGATGAACAACAAGATGGACAACAAGATGAGCAGTAGGGTTAACAACAAGATGGACAGTAGGATGAACAGCAagatgaacaaaaatatgaacagtAGGATGAACAACAAGATGGACAGTAAGATGAACAGCAAGATGAACCACAAGATGAACAGTGGGATGAAGAGCAAGATGAACAACAAGTTGAACAACAAGATGAACAGTAGGATGAACACCAAGATGAACAGCAAGATGACCAACAGGATGAACAGTAGGATGAACAGCAAGATGAACAGCAAGATGAACAACAAGATGGACAACAAGATGAGCAGTAGCGTGAACAACAAGATGAACAACAAGATGAACAGTAGGATGAACAGCCAGATGAACAACAAGATGGACAGTTGGATGAACAACAagatgaacaaaaatatgaacaatAGGATGAACAAGATGGACAGTAGGATGAACAGCAAGATGAACAACAAGATGACCAACAGGATGAACAGCAAGATGAACATCTATATGAACAGAAGGATGAACAGCAAGATGAATAACAAGATGGACAGTAGGATGAACAGCAagatgaacaaaaatatgaacaataggatgaacaaaaatatgaacaatAGGATGAACAACAAGATGAACAACAAGATGAACAACAAGATGACCAACAGGATGAACAGCAAGATGAGCATCTATATGAACAGAAGGATGAACAGCAAGATGAACAACAATATGAACAGTAGGATGAACAGCAAGATGAACAGCAAGATGAACAACAAGATGAACAGTAGGATGAACAGCAAGATGAACAGCAAGATGAACAGCAAGATGAACAGCAAGATGAACAACAAGATGAACAGTAGGATGAACAGCAAGATGAACCACAAGACGAACAGCAAGATGAACAACAAGATGAACAGCAAGATGAACCGCAAGATGACCAACAGGATGAACAGTAGGATGAACAGCAAGATGAACAGTAGGACGAACAACAAGATGAACAACAAGATGAACAGTAGGATGAACAGCAAGATGAACAACAAGATGGACAACAAGATGAGCAGTAGGGTTAACAACAAGATGAACAGTAGGATGAACAGCAAGATGAACAAAAAGATGAACAGTAGGACGAACCACAAGATGAACAACAAGATGAACAGTAGGATGAACAGCGAGATGAACAACAAGATGGACAACAAGATGAGCAGTAGGGTGAACAACAAGATGGACAGTAGGATGAACAGCAagatgaacaaaaatatgaacagtAGGATGAACAACAAGATGGACAGTAAGATGAACAGCAAGATGAACCACAAGATGAACAGTGGGATGAAGAGCAAGATGAACAACAAGTTGAACAACAAGATGAACAGCAAGATGACCAACAGGATGAACAGTAGGATGAACAGCAAGATGAACAGCAAGATGAACAACAAGATGGACAACAAGATGAGCAGTAGGGTGAACAACAAGATGAACAACAAGATGAACAGTAGGATGAACAGCCAGATGAACAAGAAGATGGACAGTTGGATGAACAACAagatgaacaaaaatatgaacaatAGGATGAACAAGATGGACAGTAGGATGAACAGCAAGATGAACAACAAGATGACCAACAGGATGAACAGCAAGATGAACATCTATATGAACAGAAGGATGAACAGCAAGATGAATAACAAGATGGACAGTAGGATGAACAGCAagatgaacaaaaatatgaacagtaggatgaacaaaaatatgaacaatAGGATGAACAACAAGATGAACAACAAGATGAACAACAAGATGACCAACAGGATGAACAGCAAGATGAGCATCTATATGAACAGAAGGATGAACAGCAAGATGAACAACAATATGAACAGTAGGATGAACAGCAAGATGAACAGCAAGATGAACAACAAGATGAACAGTAGGATGAACAGCAAGATGAACAGCAAGATGAACAGCAAGATGAACAGCAAGATGAACAACAAGATGAACAGTAGGATGAACAGCAAGATGAACAACAAGATGAACAGTAGGATGAACAGCAAGATGAACAACAAGATGAACAGTAGGATGAACAGCAAGATGAACATCTATATGAACAGAAGGATGAACAGCAAGATGAACAACAATATGAACAGTAGGATGAACAGCAAGATGAACAACAATATGAACAATAGGATGAACAGCAAGATGAACAACAAGATGAACAGTAGGACGAACAGCAATATGAACAACTTTATGAACAGTTGGTTGAACAAGAATATTAACAAGAAGATGAACAATATCGTCCGCTTTTTTCCTCAGTAA